A region from the Sandaracinus amylolyticus genome encodes:
- a CDS encoding 3'-5' exonuclease, which translates to MSKLLRPLAILDTETTGLDHTRNEIIDVAVLRVDPVTLTVEREYAARVRPAHPERLTPDAHAVNGFDAARWDGAIGIGAAMHDVHELTRGCVLAGHNIDFDLGFVNGACRRAALGDLEVHHHRVDTGTLAWPLLQAGAVESLRLDAICAHLGIEIAGAHTARGDVHRTLAVLRALLQRFAGWRPPLTLVHGARA; encoded by the coding sequence ATGAGCAAGCTGCTCCGACCCCTCGCGATCCTCGACACCGAGACGACCGGGCTCGATCACACCCGCAACGAGATCATCGACGTCGCCGTGCTGCGCGTCGACCCGGTCACCCTGACGGTGGAACGCGAGTACGCGGCGCGCGTGCGCCCCGCACACCCGGAGCGGCTCACCCCCGACGCGCACGCGGTGAACGGCTTCGATGCGGCGCGCTGGGACGGCGCGATCGGGATCGGCGCCGCGATGCACGACGTCCACGAGCTCACGCGCGGGTGCGTGCTCGCGGGGCACAACATCGATTTCGATCTCGGGTTCGTGAACGGCGCGTGCCGGCGCGCCGCGCTCGGCGATCTCGAGGTCCACCACCACCGCGTGGACACGGGCACGCTCGCGTGGCCACTGCTGCAGGCTGGCGCTGTCGAGTCACTGCGTCTCGACGCGATCTGCGCGCACCTCGGGATTGAGATCGCGGGCGCTCACACGGCGCGCGGCGACGTGCACCGCACGCTCGCAGTGCTGCGCGCCTTGCTTCAGCGTTTCGCGGGCTGGCGTCCGCCGCTCACGTTGGTCCATGGCGCTCGAGCGTGA
- a CDS encoding three-Cys-motif partner protein TcmP, whose protein sequence is MNDRTHFEDYRPQTAAKHSILEKYIFAFFNIVKNSAVGEAPKNLVYVDGFAGRGTYDNGDGTVSPGSPLRALERIASHRDLAAKVSTIFIEKNKANYNDLTQELARFYAGHPHIREPQHSNGTFAETMTTMLDEIEAKPDHTIAPAFIFVDPCGVDGVDFKVIERILKAQRQSEFFIFFNIDGVRRLLGAADHIKMRTLTMLLGSEVRAKQLSEQFAALDVPEKREEAVIAYYESLLTSETPAKYVVPFRIEFEGRRATSHYLIHAAQHRRGFAIMKDVMWNVGQTAEGKGGLEFVQSGMRMLFTPQWDSIKRSVLEELKTGPQIVSYFYNDLPERPDNRLARPAYRNALLELESERKIVVLDKDGRTPKPNRPKRHGRITLGENYWVRLP, encoded by the coding sequence ATGAACGACCGAACGCACTTCGAGGACTACCGACCCCAAACAGCTGCAAAGCACTCGATCCTCGAGAAGTACATCTTCGCGTTCTTCAACATCGTGAAGAACAGCGCGGTCGGCGAGGCGCCGAAGAACCTCGTGTATGTCGACGGTTTCGCAGGCCGGGGCACATACGACAACGGAGACGGAACCGTGTCGCCCGGATCGCCGTTGCGGGCGCTCGAGCGGATCGCGTCACACCGCGATCTCGCGGCGAAGGTCTCGACGATCTTCATCGAGAAAAACAAGGCCAACTACAACGACCTGACGCAGGAACTCGCGCGTTTCTACGCAGGCCACCCGCATATCAGAGAGCCGCAGCACTCGAACGGCACGTTCGCAGAGACGATGACCACGATGCTCGACGAGATTGAAGCCAAGCCGGACCATACGATCGCGCCCGCCTTCATTTTCGTGGATCCGTGTGGCGTTGATGGTGTCGATTTCAAAGTGATCGAGCGGATTCTTAAGGCGCAGCGACAGTCCGAGTTCTTCATCTTCTTCAACATCGATGGTGTCCGTCGCCTGCTGGGAGCAGCCGACCACATCAAGATGCGGACTCTGACGATGCTGCTCGGTTCCGAGGTCCGCGCGAAGCAACTCTCCGAGCAGTTCGCAGCGCTTGACGTTCCCGAGAAGCGCGAAGAGGCCGTCATCGCCTACTACGAGTCGCTGCTGACGTCCGAGACGCCGGCGAAGTACGTGGTCCCGTTCCGCATTGAGTTCGAAGGTCGTAGGGCGACGAGCCACTACCTCATCCACGCGGCGCAGCACCGTCGCGGCTTCGCGATCATGAAGGACGTGATGTGGAACGTCGGCCAGACGGCGGAGGGCAAGGGCGGACTCGAGTTCGTGCAGTCCGGCATGAGGATGCTGTTCACGCCGCAGTGGGACAGCATCAAGCGGAGCGTTCTCGAGGAACTGAAGACCGGCCCGCAGATCGTCTCGTATTTCTACAACGACCTGCCCGAGCGGCCGGACAACCGTCTGGCGAGACCCGCGTATCGCAACGCTCTGCTGGAACTCGAGAGCGAGCGGAAGATCGTGGTCCTCGACAAAGACGGGCGCACGCCGAAGCCCAACCGGCCGAAGCGCCACGGCAGGATCACCCTGGGCGAGAACTACTGGGTCAGGCTGCCGTAG
- a CDS encoding DUF5131 family protein: MSTISSIEWTESTWNPVRGCSRVSPGCERCYAERMAHRFSAPGGAYEGLTRLSRKGPQWTGTVKLVREALDEPLHWRRPRLVFVNSMSDLFHESVPLDFIREVFATMERAHWHTFQVLTKRSERLAELAGRLPWPSNVWMGVSVESQRYLPRIEHLVSVPAKVRFLSLEPLLEGLPDLDVAGIQWVIVGGESGPAARHLEPEWVREIHAKCQRAAVPFFFKQWGGVRKKSAGRSLDGRTYDEMPPIRATAA; encoded by the coding sequence ATGAGCACGATCTCGTCGATCGAATGGACCGAGTCCACCTGGAACCCGGTGCGCGGATGCAGCCGCGTCTCTCCTGGGTGCGAGCGCTGTTACGCCGAGCGGATGGCACATCGTTTCAGCGCGCCCGGTGGAGCGTACGAAGGACTCACCCGCCTCAGTCGCAAGGGTCCGCAGTGGACGGGGACCGTGAAGCTCGTGCGCGAGGCGCTCGACGAGCCGCTGCACTGGCGACGGCCGCGCCTCGTGTTCGTGAACTCAATGTCTGACCTGTTCCACGAGAGCGTGCCGCTCGACTTCATCCGCGAGGTGTTCGCCACGATGGAGCGAGCACACTGGCACACGTTCCAGGTGCTCACGAAGCGGTCGGAACGACTCGCTGAGCTCGCTGGCCGGCTCCCGTGGCCGTCGAACGTTTGGATGGGCGTGAGCGTGGAGTCGCAGCGGTACCTGCCGCGGATCGAGCATCTCGTGAGCGTTCCGGCGAAGGTGCGCTTCTTGTCCCTCGAGCCTCTACTTGAAGGCCTGCCCGATCTGGACGTCGCTGGGATCCAGTGGGTGATCGTCGGCGGCGAATCCGGCCCTGCGGCACGCCATCTCGAGCCCGAGTGGGTTCGAGAGATCCACGCCAAGTGTCAGCGTGCCGCGGTCCCGTTCTTCTTCAAGCAATGGGGCGGGGTGCGAAAGAAGTCCGCTGGTCGATCGCTGGACGGACGGACCTATGACGAGATGCCGCCGATAAGGGCTACGGCAGCCTGA
- a CDS encoding AAC(3) family N-acetyltransferase, whose amino-acid sequence MKREQVLTQLRALGVREGGVLLVHTSFRAVRPIEGGPRGLIAALRDAIGRAGTLVMPTMTDGESVFDPTSTPTLDMGIVAETFWREPGVVRSTHPGASFAAEGPQAHAICAPQPLSPPHGVDSPVGRVHELGGQVLLLGVEHSESTTLHLAESIARVPYSVEHPCVVELDGAATTVMIPESDHCCIGFRKMDAWLRARDLQREGPVGSAHARLCDARDVVRIALERLASDPLTFLCGAGARCEECDRARASIAAE is encoded by the coding sequence ATGAAGCGCGAGCAAGTCCTGACGCAGCTCCGTGCGCTCGGCGTGCGCGAGGGCGGCGTGCTGCTGGTCCACACGTCGTTCCGCGCGGTGCGTCCGATCGAGGGCGGACCGCGCGGACTGATCGCCGCGCTGCGCGATGCGATCGGCCGCGCGGGCACGCTCGTGATGCCCACGATGACCGACGGCGAGAGCGTGTTCGATCCCACGTCGACGCCGACGCTCGACATGGGCATCGTGGCGGAGACCTTCTGGCGCGAGCCGGGCGTCGTGCGGAGCACGCACCCGGGTGCGTCGTTCGCCGCCGAAGGACCACAGGCGCACGCGATCTGTGCCCCGCAGCCGCTCTCGCCGCCGCACGGCGTCGACAGCCCGGTGGGTCGCGTGCACGAGCTCGGCGGGCAGGTGCTGCTGCTCGGCGTCGAGCACAGCGAGAGCACGACGCTGCACCTCGCGGAGTCGATCGCGCGTGTGCCGTACTCGGTCGAGCACCCGTGCGTCGTCGAGCTCGACGGAGCGGCGACGACCGTGATGATCCCCGAGAGCGATCACTGTTGCATCGGCTTCCGGAAGATGGATGCGTGGCTGCGCGCGCGCGATCTGCAGCGCGAAGGACCCGTCGGAAGCGCGCACGCGCGGCTGTGCGATGCGCGCGACGTCGTGCGCATCGCGCTCGAGCGGCTCGCGAGCGACCCGCTCACGTTCCTGTGCGGCGCGGGCGCGCGCTGCGAGGAGTGCGACCGAGCGCGCGCGAGCATCGCCGCGGAGTGA
- a CDS encoding class I SAM-dependent methyltransferase, whose amino-acid sequence MQPRLYDELVPWYRLIDPPADHAPEVASFVDAIERAARRPLETALELGAGAGNNAVHMKRRFRCTLSDVSAPMLALSRELNPECEHVLGDMRTLRLDRVFDAVLVHDAIMYMTSEADLAAAVRTAFVHTAPGGVAVFAPDVYRETFRDHTELLSEDLGARSMRGIEWTWDPDPSDDTFVTEYAFVLRDTSTNEVRAVHDRHVEGLFAQATWRRVLERAGYRVATFARPLDSESDTNEGAFDECFVCLRP is encoded by the coding sequence ATGCAGCCGCGCCTCTACGACGAGCTCGTGCCCTGGTACCGCCTGATCGATCCACCCGCCGATCACGCGCCCGAGGTCGCGAGCTTCGTCGACGCGATCGAGCGCGCCGCGCGACGCCCGCTCGAGACCGCGCTCGAGCTCGGCGCGGGCGCGGGAAACAACGCCGTGCACATGAAGCGTCGCTTCCGCTGCACGCTGAGCGACGTCTCCGCGCCGATGCTCGCACTCAGCCGCGAGCTCAACCCGGAGTGCGAGCACGTGCTCGGCGACATGCGCACGCTGCGCCTCGATCGCGTCTTCGACGCGGTGCTCGTGCACGACGCGATCATGTACATGACGAGCGAGGCCGACCTCGCCGCGGCCGTGCGCACCGCGTTCGTGCACACGGCGCCGGGCGGCGTCGCGGTGTTCGCGCCCGACGTGTACCGCGAGACGTTCCGCGATCACACGGAGCTGCTGTCGGAGGACCTCGGCGCTCGCTCGATGCGCGGCATCGAGTGGACGTGGGATCCCGATCCCTCCGACGACACCTTCGTCACCGAGTACGCGTTCGTGCTGCGCGACACGTCGACGAACGAGGTGCGCGCCGTGCACGATCGCCACGTCGAGGGCCTGTTCGCGCAGGCGACGTGGCGACGCGTGCTGGAGCGCGCCGGCTATCGGGTCGCGACGTTCGCGCGGCCGCTCGACTCCGAATCGGACACGAACGAGGGCGCGTTCGACGAGTGCTTCGTCTGTCTGCGCCCCTGA
- a CDS encoding VOC family protein — MAGNSRMLFVNLSVRDLPRSMQFFSKLGFEFNKQFTDETAACMVVSEQAFVMLLTESKFSQFTKNAICDTSKASEGLFALSCTSREEVDQIVEKAVAAGGRHAMTKMDMGFMYGWSFYDVDGHHWEVMWMDPAAIQPQ; from the coding sequence ATGGCTGGCAACTCGCGCATGCTCTTCGTGAACCTCTCGGTCCGTGATCTCCCGCGCTCGATGCAGTTCTTCTCGAAGCTCGGCTTCGAGTTCAACAAGCAGTTCACCGACGAGACCGCGGCCTGCATGGTCGTCAGCGAGCAGGCGTTCGTGATGCTGCTCACCGAGAGCAAGTTCTCGCAGTTCACGAAGAACGCGATCTGCGACACGTCGAAGGCCAGCGAGGGGCTCTTCGCGCTCTCGTGCACCAGCCGCGAAGAGGTCGATCAGATCGTCGAGAAGGCGGTCGCCGCGGGCGGCCGCCACGCGATGACCAAGATGGACATGGGCTTCATGTACGGCTGGAGCTTCTACGACGTCGACGGGCACCACTGGGAGGTCATGTGGATGGACCCCGCCGCGATCCAGCCGCAGTGA
- a CDS encoding sigma-70 family RNA polymerase sigma factor yields the protein MTEPSTPKTHPADALVMVRSFEQHRTALTGHCYRMLASAAEADDAVQETMVRAWRAIDRFEGRSSLRTWLYRIATRVCLDMLEDRARRSRSMDLGPPASLDAPLTALPASQWVEPIADARALPTDVDPAQLVALRQSIRLAFVAALQHLPPKQRAVLLLMEVLGWQASDVAESLETTVAAVNSALQRARATLATRDLETARAPLTDAQSSLVDRFVEAFERYDMDALTQLLHADVAMSMPPHSLWIEGPANVAAWMVGRGAACARSRLVPVEVCGSPAFAQYKPSEDGTRFTPWALLVLELEGERIAEMTFFLDVETLFPRLGLPAELR from the coding sequence ATGACCGAGCCCTCGACGCCGAAGACGCACCCGGCCGACGCCCTGGTGATGGTCCGCTCGTTCGAGCAGCACCGCACCGCGCTGACCGGGCACTGCTACCGCATGCTCGCGTCGGCCGCCGAGGCCGACGACGCCGTCCAGGAGACGATGGTGCGCGCGTGGCGCGCGATCGATCGCTTCGAGGGTCGCTCGTCGCTGCGCACGTGGCTCTATCGCATCGCGACGCGCGTGTGCCTCGACATGCTCGAGGATCGCGCGCGTCGCTCGCGCTCGATGGATCTCGGGCCGCCCGCGTCGCTCGACGCGCCGCTCACCGCGCTGCCCGCGTCGCAGTGGGTCGAGCCGATCGCGGATGCGCGCGCGCTCCCGACCGACGTCGATCCCGCGCAGCTCGTCGCGCTGCGGCAGAGCATCCGCCTCGCGTTCGTCGCCGCGCTGCAGCACCTGCCGCCGAAGCAGCGCGCGGTGCTTTTGCTCATGGAGGTGCTCGGCTGGCAGGCGTCCGACGTCGCCGAGAGCCTCGAGACGACGGTCGCCGCGGTGAACAGCGCGCTGCAGCGGGCGCGCGCGACGCTCGCGACGCGCGACCTCGAGACCGCGCGAGCGCCGCTCACGGACGCACAGTCCTCGCTCGTCGATCGCTTCGTCGAAGCGTTCGAGCGCTACGACATGGACGCGCTGACGCAGCTGCTCCACGCGGACGTCGCGATGTCGATGCCGCCGCACTCGCTGTGGATCGAAGGGCCCGCGAACGTCGCGGCCTGGATGGTCGGTCGCGGCGCGGCGTGCGCGCGCTCGCGCCTCGTGCCGGTCGAGGTCTGCGGCTCGCCCGCGTTCGCGCAGTACAAGCCGAGCGAGGACGGCACGCGCTTCACGCCGTGGGCGCTCCTCGTGCTCGAGCTCGAGGGCGAGCGCATCGCGGAGATGACGTTCTTCCTCGACGTCGAGACGCTCTTCCCGCGGCTCGGGCTACCGGCCGAGCTGCGCTGA